The genomic DNA ttACACCTTCTAACGTTTCAtaatcctcatttatgtccaagagactcaatgataatcttttacattttaatcctttgatttttcatattttaaaagtgTATGTGCTGCTGCCCATCCATGTGATGAGCAAACGCACGTTGTTGTCCTGTTTTTATATTACTAATGTGCTCaagaaataacaaaaacaatattgtgccattgactttagactttatacctggtcaatggcgtagtctattttagttgcctcaaaatagaaACGCGCCGACAATGCGCCTAAACACACCATTTGCATTTGCTacttaaacaacgtggcgctaaacatgaaaatgatcattgcgctgagttgaaactagcaaaagacacttgcgtcgcgcattgcgctgcattgcgctgcattgcgcccgggtgtaagatagagccccatGTCTTAAAGTCTAGGCTAATGTACGTTGCTCTTGGTAGATTGTGTTGATCATTATGAAAATGAGATATTTGCACCtatttaatttgtgttcattaaaggtgcattgtatatcttttagaaggatctcttgacagaaatgaaacataatatatattatcagtgatgtataaagaccttacataatgaactgtattgtttttattgccttagaatgagatgttttatctacatacaccacatGGGTCTGCTTACATGGAAAATTGcatcatgtttttacagtagccctGAACGGATAAACTGCTCAATAGAGCCCATTTCATCCCTACATTATCTCAGACTACGACATATTTGTTCTGTAGCAGCTATCAtagcttctcattgcgttttgaaattgaggttggttgcaatttgcaatctcaccactagatgccgctaaaaacaCACTGGACCCCTAACCTGCACTTTATCAGTAAATCACCCACAGAAATTACCCCTCCCATTGGCGCTTTTTTGAAAGTGCACTCTCACTCCAATTTGTCCTGCCTAGAAAATCTGTCCCATAATGTTTGAAAAAGGGTTATGTACAATCAACACAGTCCATGTCTCTCTAGTCACTATCGGGGTGATGCAAGAAAACAGGTTCTTATCAACCATTCAGGGTTTATCTTGTGACAATGATGAACTAAACTGTGCATTATTTATCAAACATAAAAAAGGCCCTAAAATCAGCCTTCCATAcctgttattattttttgtcGAAGCATGACAGTATTAGGTGTACCGTGCATACAGCTCATGGTTTTATTTGCTCCTTCAGGATCTAGGAGGCATCAGTTTCTGTCAGCGTGTTACCTTTGAGATCCTCTGACTGATACTGTGTTTATCACTTATCCAGCATCATCTGCCTGTTTCTCTCCCGCTCTCTCCCTTCATCAACTCTTCCCCTTTCTTActttatatactgtagtatgACTTCAGCAGCATTGCTAAACTCAAATAGATTTCACACTTCTCTTGTGCATCTTCAAGGCTTGTGATATGCCTGCCATTACTCTTCGAAGTCTTGGATCATGCTGTTCTCTTGTATCCATACATTGATCTGCGAAAATCACTGCGATCTGCAAAAATCCCTCAACTGACTGAGTTAAACCTATGTATCCATTTCCCGgaagttgtgtttttgtcaTCCAGTCTATTTGGACCAGCAAGCAAATTAGACAACGTCTTGgcaaaaacaaggcaaaattggTGCTGTCATTGAAAATTGAATAGATGTCAACCATAAAAGAAATAGCTTGtcatcactgttgactttgcatacatgatggaatatcatacaGGTCACAAGTTACAGTATATTggcaaattcaaggttattttggCTACTaatgggttactcatagccagacTATATCAAGTCTATTAATTATTACGGTGAAATGACTGCTTTTGCTTGCTGGGGAGTTTGGTACCATGGTTGTGCCTTTGCTTTTATTTGTAATTTCGGAGCTTGACCCCAGGAGATTACCACAGTATATACTTGCTAATGGATATTGCACTTGATAACTCTCGAGTGGCTTGCACACACACAGTCTCTAAACGTATTTAAAATCAGTGGCTTCGGTTCGAAAGTTAAATATAGCTTGTTTATTATCACCTAAGGTATTTTTAATGATGTTTCACatccattgtttttatttccGATTTGGCTCCATATTTGGTTCTCGGGGATAAAACAGAAACATCTGATTAATCATTAACTTCGTCTGTACGAATCGGTTTGCTGGAAAGTTATCCATCTAAATTCAGCCGCTGTAAACAGTCATGCTGTTCATGCGTGTGGTTGAGTTTACATTACCACCTGAGTACATGACGGTTGGTATAAAAGATGACCGCACTATATAAGCTTAGCTGTCTTTTTTATAAACACTTAAACAGTTTGCTTTTACAATGCATAATATTTAGTAGTTTTTGTCAGTGTTATAAAATTGTGTGCCCTTGCTTGCAGATGGAGGAACCAAAAAGCTACGCAGCACCATCAGGCGGAGTACAGAGACGGGTATAGCGGTGGAGATGAGGAACCGCGTCACGCGACAGGGCAGCAAGGATTCGACGGATGGCAGCACCAACAGCAACAGCTCTGATGGAACGTGAGTGACGTCTGTATGTTTTACAAAGTGTTATAAGTATTATATTCAACCCAACCTGTGAAAAACCAGCTGaagtctttttttgtgatttcttcctattataaaaaacattctgtgaaaatataaccttgatatatttaaaattgactgagtaagatcatgtcagaGATTGAAATCAGtgtaaaatcaatgattgaaatcaaactttgatgctccaaatcccATCATTACATTATAATAGTgcacaccagccgtggtagaggtgGCAAAAATGCGCTACtcgcacgtagttggacgcttgaacatttgagtttactcgcttcattcgcacgtgaaattctagtcattcgagacattcatgcagaaattcgcgtcatgggaggggctccTGTCACTCCTGTAATCActtcactactacagcaaggtcctaaTTGGTTAACGCGAAAAAAGTTCCgtcaaagttcagatttttcaaagCTTTTCtgaacgctcaatttgcgcggaACACGCCATCCGCACGTTACGCGGCATTTCatgtcattcatttcatttattatttgcgccgcaggatgccttatcaagtctttgcattgacttaacatgtaaatcactcgcgctttaccgcatctggtgtgaaccctgcataatGCTACATACACACAAGACgcagggcatcgcgttactcgctctagattactcgctgGATTTAGCTTCATGTCATGCGAATATTTCGCTCGAGTTTAATATTTTCATCTTGgacgaagacgcgtttgaggtgaatagcacGTGTTTTCGCATTAAACGCGCTGCCCATATCGCGTCGAAGAcgtgtctgatcgcgtctttgcattgactttgtatgtaatctgctcgtgcaaatcgttgaacacACGTCTGCTGTAAACCCACGGTTAGACTTTAGgctggatttcacaggcagggtcacaaattaaGTGTTGGAAAAAAGTTGTTCTCCCACCAAAGATTATTGCATTTATGGGGAAAACATACTTTGTATTGTGAAATTTGCTGCATTACACAGTATTCCAGACAACATACATTAGCTTGtgatattaaaatgtaattatgcGAATGTAATTATGAAATTTTTAGGTTCATTTTCCCTACCACTCGTCTGGGCCCTGAAAGTCAATTTAGTGACTTCCTGGATGGCCTTGGCCCCGCCCAGATAGTAGGACGGCAGACATTGGCCACACCTCCAATGGGTAAGATTCTGACCGTGTTTAGCTTTGAATACTTtggcaatccagtcatttacaTAGATCAATGTTCCTGTCGCCtgtttgtagttcttttgttgaTTGGTTCCCTGTTGATTGTTTCCCCAAGTGTGTCTTGTTACTAGCTTGTTAGACCCTGTGTATATATATAGGCCAAGGCTGTGTCTGAAATAGCCCCCTATAccctcattcactattccctaaATCAGTCCACTAATATAGTTCACTCGAAGTAGTGTGTAACAACGAGTGAGTAAATTCGGACAGTGCTGCAGTGTGGGGGTCATCTTCCGACAAAATGCGAGAATCAATTCAGCGCGCAATTCGGTGGAAAAGCTGTGATTGTACATTGGTTGTACACTCATTACTGCGGTGCATTGTGGGGGTTGAACGAGTGCACTCAATAATGTCCACAATAATTTTGGACACCACTTAAAATGGATGTTCCCTCAAATAGTGCACTATTTAAGAGTAAAGTTAGGTATTTCCTAGTGTTTCCTTTGTTCTTTGTTagttattgttattgttttctGTGCCTGGTTTCAGTTACAGTGGTGTGAAAATCTTTTGGGGCCCATCCAGATTTCTTATGTTATTGCATATTTGtcacattttaatgttttagattatcaaacaaatttaaatattagtcaaaaataacacaaagtGAACAGAACAtgctattttaaaatgatggtttttattattaagggaAAACTGAATCCAAAACTACATGGCActgtgtgaaaaagtgcttGACTACCCCTGTTAAACATAACTtaaggccatgtttacattagagcatttgcgttttaaaacggcattttaaaatgaaaacgatcctcgtttatactggcattttaaaaagaatcttcatccacactatacaccactataaacgcatgaaacatgaccaatcacgtaactgggcatgcgcatataagtgtaaaataacttattactctaataatagcttacctttgcacgTTTACGCAGTTAGGGTTAAAAAAAAGTCATACatgggtcctttgctggcaactataacagacactatttttgaacctataaaaatgtgtttgggaaagtcttatactgttctatttcccccctacaacatattcatatgattaataggttaattttgattttataactaaacagaaaggtctttatgatttaaaaagaaagcattcaagtgaacagtactaaacagtagcgaacttgaagcaaaaataaatgtcagcaaatgcaaacttcaatcaaacatagtaagaggtaaagtattgctttagcctacagaaatgcttattgcattaattttttaaagtgtgcgaggtccgtacacgtcctccgctagcaacacacaaatagctaaaagccaagcgcctaaacgagcattaaatattaatgacgttgagtttattgtttttattaatttatattcacaaaacttatcaacaaaacatcgattaaaattaagagacaaattatctgaaacgaaattcattttaaagtagcaaacaaaacttacattaaactggaaaataatgtctgacccattacaattctcccttcatattggcctttacaacgcctatattgcgtttaaaattacagtctatctttcgtaagctaactaaatttaaacaaaacataaacacttatactgttctagctccctctacaacatattaatatgattaataggttaattttgattttataactaaacagaaaggtctttatgatttaaaaagaaagcattctaaacagtagcgaacttgaagcaaaaataaatttcagcaaatgcaaacttcaattaAACATATAGTCAgaagtgaagtattgctttagcctaccagaaatgcttattgcattaatttttaaaagtgtgcgaggtccgtgcacgtcctccgctagcaacacacaaatagctaaaagccaagcgcctaaactagcattatattaatgacgttgagtttcttgtttttattaatttatattcacaaaacttatcaacaaaacatcgattaaaattaagagacaaattatctgaaacataattcattttaaagtagcaaacaaaacttacattaaactggaaaataatgtctgacccattacaattctcccttcatattggcctttacaacgccctatatggcgtataaaattacagtctatcattcgtaagctaactaaatttaaacaaaacataaacacttatactgttctagctccctctacaacatattaatatgattaataggttaattttgattttataactaaacagaaaggtctttatgatttaaaaagaaagcattctaaACAGTAgcaaacttgaagcaaaaataaatttcagcaaatgcaaacttcaattaAACATATAGTAAgaagtgaagtattgctttagcctaccagaaaagcttattgcattaatttttaaaagtgtgcgaggtccgcgcacgtcctccgctagcaacacacaaatagctaaaagccaagcgcctaaacgagcattatattaatgacgttgagtttcttgtttttattaatttatactcacaaaacttatcaacaaaacatcgattaaaattaagagacaaattatctgaaacgaaattcattttaaagtagcaaacaaaacttacattcaactggaaaataatgtctgacccattacaattctcccttcatattggcctttgcaacgcctatatggcgtataaaattacagtctatcattcgtaagctaactaaatttaaacaaaacataaacacattaaacccaacaatactcacacattaatataaaacagacattatctataaggatacatgttaaaacaatccgatatagcgtttataatagctggttggtagatgtttactattttttggcaaaacctccgttgcaaaccaacatttacatcaataaaataatttttactttgaaaatgatgcgctgtcacgttaatatcagctgttcgtttacataagactccgtctacgttcatttacactcagagcaacgtctgagttctcaaactaaaacagggtcttcagcgtttgcgaacgaatccgtttatgagggtcgaaaacggtgatgtagtgtagatgaaaggcgtaaacgtagcaaaagtaacgcgttttaaagcataaacgcattaatgtaaacatagcctaactgtgttttttttacatgcgAGTTCAGTTTCTCTAGCCACACCCAGGCCTGATTACTGCCACACCTGTTCGCAATCAAGAAATCACTTAAATATGACCTGCCTGACAAAGTAAAGTAGACCAAAAGATCCTCAAAAGCTACACATCATCTTGAGATCCAAAGAAATTCAGAAACgaatgaaaaagaaagtaaTTGAGATCTAGCAGTCTGGAAAACTTTATAAAGCCAGTCCTATAGCTTTGGGACTCCAGCGAACCACAGTAAGAGCCATTATCCacaaataatgaaaatatgaaaCAGTGGAGAACCTTCCCAGGATTGGCCGACCgatcaaaattaccccaagaGCGCAGGGGCGACTCATTCAAGAGGTCACAAAAGACCCACAACAACATCCATGGCGAAACTAtcacatgcgcacgtgaaactattgtgAAAGTGTCATGTGTGCAtgtaaaactaaactttatttaattttgcttCATGTCCCCTGAGGGGCTCCGTATTCTTCGCATgcagtgatttaaaaaaaactttttttagtcTGAAGAATCTTTTTCTACTACAAAAACCTTTTATTGAAGTAATATGCTTTTCCAAACATAGCTTTTGACAATTTCAAAACAGTAGTTACTCAGTGTCAATGTATCTTCACACAGATCTTTTTCATATTAATCTTCTTAGTGGTTTATGCTGAGAGGAGTTGAGCTATATCTAATTTGCTTTTAAATCATCCAGTATCCAGGCAGAAACCCTTAAGACAGTAACTTGCTATTTGTCTCCACCTGCTGTTAGCTGAAACCATTGCAAGATGTCTGATTTGTCTCTGTGCAGGTGATGTTTATGTTGGAGTGATGGATAGAGGAGGTCAGTTAGAGGTGGAGATCACACAGGCCCGAGGGCTGACCCCAAAACCAGGCTCAAAAAACGTTCCAGGTAATTATTAAGGCTATCATTTTATCCTATGGTGGACATCTTACGCATCCTTCTATAATCTGATGTATCCTATATATCCTTCAGCTACATACATAAAGGTTTATGTCCTGGAAAACGGCATGTGTCTCTCTAAAAAGAAAACCAAAGTGGTCAAGAGAACCCTGGATCCCACATTCCAGCAATCACTGATGTTTGATGAGAGCCCTCAGGGCAAAGTGCTACAGGTACTTAAAAATACTCAATTTGTCCTAGCAGACCATTTACTTTCTTTAATTTCACCATTGTCTCATATCAAGTTAAATAAGCCGATGCTTCATCATAATTTTTCCATTTCGGCTCACTAGGTGATTGTATGGGGGGACTACGGCCGCATGGACAGCAAGTGTTTCATGGGAATGGCACAGATCCTTCTGGATGACCTGGATCTGTCATCGACGGTGAGCGGCTGGTACAAGCTCTTCCCAACCTCCTCTATGGCGGACCCCAGCATCGGACCCCTGACGCGTCGCCTCTCTCAGTCCTCGCTCGAGAGCGCCACCAGCCCCTCGTGCACCTAAGCGCGGCCGAGAGACCCAGCCATCCGCGTCCCCTTAAATATGCCTGTGTTCTCTATCTCTATGTGTGTATCTTTGTTCAATATATCCCACCACCTATACCCCAAAAAGCATGTACACACACTCTGATAGATATAACCAACTCATAACCCAGAGCTGGAACGCTCTTCTTTCTACAGATATATTACAGAGTTGGATACAAATCAGGCACGACGCACACAAACGCTTACACGCACCTGTGTGTGGATGTGTGTGTAACCATGCAGTACAGAAAGGGTCACGGCTAGTTACATGTATATCCACATTTTCCACAGGTCgtaacacaaaacaaacaggGGCATTTCATAGTTATATCTGGAAATGTTCCTGACGATGTAGCATTTGTGTCGGTTTCTGTGGCCGTGGGTTCTTCTAGACCTGCAGGGTCCGGACCTCCGAGGGTCGTTCAGTTCTCTATGCCAAACCcgataaaagttttattttctaAAAACCAAAGCAATTCTTATTATCTGTAGTTATTCTAGCGTATGGATATGTAGCAGAGTCATCGACTTAGATgagatgcaaaaaaaaaagaaaaactcgTAGACTACATACAGAATTGAACTTTTTAAGAGCAGGGCTCAACTCCGCAGGTCAGGTTATTGGAAATGCACACAGCTGCTGTCGCATAACGTAGCATATTTTTCCTTTTCCGAGAAAAAtttgtgttcacgtatttatcGATTGCATTCTGCACGTTTATTCGCAACCCTCGTTGAAGAAAATATGTGAACGGCTACTTTAAGCTTGCCTATAAATTTAACGTAGAATTGTAGACGGTAGGTAACTTATTTCGCTAACTTTTCGTCTGAAAATATAATCTGCACTGAGCTGCATACACGGTCGGTGGAAATCAAACCCCTCCGTATGTTAAGGAGAACCAGCTGTCCAGTTAAACCAGCAACCCCTCATTTCCAGCTGCATTGTGGGATACACGGGAAAGATCAAATAAGACTTCCTGTACCGGCAGCGacgcaaagcattctgggaaacgtAGGCCTGATCTGGTGATCTGGTACTGGAACGGCATCTCTTTATGTTTGGAAAAAAGCCGCACTGGACAAGTTTGGGTTTCTTCTTACCAGCATATGAATCTACTGTAACTGTTTAAAAGGTTTCCTGTTATACTCAGGAGGTCAACGCTGAACAACATCACACGTAACAATATGAGGATTGGCGATGCATTCGCTCTCCCAAAAGGATCCCAAAGCCCAAACCAATCCAATTCTGTATAATCCTGGACGTTTTTTGTTGTAAAGCTTATGAACTGCTAGTGTGACTGTTGCTGTCCAGTCAGTCTTCTTTAGCTTCCTCTATGAAGATTGAGTCTTTGCTCGGTCTTTAGTATTGCTCAAGATGGTGCTCCATATTAAAGGCGGGgcgcatgatctctgaaagccaatgttgatatttgaaatcaccccaataacaataacaaacacgcccctaccacaatagaatctggaccttcatttgatgcgacccaggcaacgatgtcggttagtagacacgccccttactgctgactggctacaagtgtgttttggtactcggcccgactcccttttccaaagtgttttcaaaaatcacgcaccccgcctttaacaagATAAGGGATTTTTTCCGTAAAGGATATCTTGCATATCTTAGTATTTCATTTTGTACAAACCCTTTATGGTTTATTAAGTtattatgttttacaatttgcTTTTTATAGCAGAATCAGgacatgttttatttttaaaacaaattgatCAGATTTGTTATATCATCTTATATTAGAAGTGATTTGTGTCAGGATAGTGTTTTGTAAGAAAGAGACCATCAGCGAAGCTTTTCAACTTATCATTTTAGATCAAATCAAAAGTTGAAGTAGTTTTGGGGCTGTAGTATTTAGTAAATGCTGTACAGCTGTTTCAATAGccgtgttttttatttgttaaaatcacCGCTATCCTGATCAACATGCAAGACGTACAGCACAGAATCATTGAACAATCCCCATACTGTTAATACTTATAATATTAACATCACAATTTCATGTCACTTTTTTCTCAATAT from Misgurnus anguillicaudatus chromosome 20, ASM2758022v2, whole genome shotgun sequence includes the following:
- the rims3 gene encoding regulating synaptic membrane exocytosis protein 3, which translates into the protein MMLSSSVDVPSPGGMSAVAARNVIRSSSISGAMYNLEKSPSNTGPDATGLAGNKKRRSSLGAKMVAIVGLSQWSKSTLQLNQQDGGTKKLRSTIRRSTETGIAVEMRNRVTRQGSKDSTDGSTNSNSSDGTFIFPTTRLGPESQFSDFLDGLGPAQIVGRQTLATPPMGDVYVGVMDRGGQLEVEITQARGLTPKPGSKNVPATYIKVYVLENGMCLSKKKTKVVKRTLDPTFQQSLMFDESPQGKVLQVIVWGDYGRMDSKCFMGMAQILLDDLDLSSTVSGWYKLFPTSSMADPSIGPLTRRLSQSSLESATSPSCT